Proteins encoded in a region of the Triticum dicoccoides isolate Atlit2015 ecotype Zavitan chromosome 3A, WEW_v2.0, whole genome shotgun sequence genome:
- the LOC119269567 gene encoding uncharacterized protein LOC119269567 translates to MVAHKAASWLPVDFRLPAVPQAALGILAFEAGAAMSKLLSLHRSLSEQEVSRLRSDAMRSPGVAYLNSTDQAFLLRLACAELVLSLDAAAAAVARLGLRCGIDFAGVYASVKAGAHDARLDLLAAKGLKVKAKKMERLVAATSKLCSEMEALDELESAERKLTVRGWSRLSGPIPMKLADPPQAGDSMGAESLKQEIKTQLLKVRRLKEESLWSQSYEKAVGLMARAACAVFVRICAVFGQFVPGLPPPMPSTSADSVQTRLSKLLMSPRTGKTKASSGPITRREREGAGAPSRVHPPMQQLSSSCPIIGQRPLPGQKGGVDWRKLLDPPGSTVGGAGLDQQYANVIVSAEELLQMEAEGRQEEANAERAEMYEMLPGKLRAAVRSKLRDWWRDPGPLDAGLAEGWKEAVERIMAWLGPMARDTVQWQSERNMDRTRRFDGGTRVYALQTLRWADKDKAEAAIVEVLVALSCVCWYEERRRGSVRVS, encoded by the coding sequence ATGGTTGCGCACAAGGCGGCCTCGTGGCTGCCCGTGGACTTCCGGCTGCCGGCGGTGCCGCAGGCGGCGCTGGGCATACTGGCGTTCGAGGCGGGCGCGGCCATGTCCAAGCTGCTCTCGCTGCACCGCTCGCTCTCGGAGCAGGAGGTCTCCCGGCTGCGCTCCGACGCCATGCGCTCGCCGGGCGTGGCCTACCTCAACTCCACCGACCAGGCGTTCCTCCTCCGGCTGGCGTGCGCCGAGCTGGTCCTGTCGCTCGACGCCGCGGCGGCCGCCGTCGCGCGCCTCGGCCTGCGCTGCGGCATCGACTTCGCCGGGGTGTACGCGAGTGTCAAGGCCGGCGCGCACGACGCGCGCCTCGACCTGCTCGCCGCCAAGGGGCTCAAGGTCAAGGCCAAGAAGATGGAGCGCCTCGTGGCGGCCACGTCCAAGCTCTGCTCCGAGATGGAGGCGCTCGACGAGCTCGAGTCCGCCGAGCGGAAGCTCACCGTCCGCGGCTGGAGCCGCCTCAGCGGGCCGATTCCGATGAAGCTCGCGGACCCGCCGCAGGCCGGCGACTCGATGGGCGCCGAGTCGCTCAAGCAGGAGATCAAGACGCAGCTGCTCAAGGTGCGGCGGCTCAAGGAGGAGTCCCTGTGGAGCCAGAGCTACGAGAAGGCCGTGGGACTCATGGCGCGCGCCGCGTGCGCCGTGTTCGTCCGCATCTGCGCCGTCTTCGGCCAGTTCGTGCCGGGGCTCCCGCCGCCGATGCCGTCCACCTCCGCCGACAGCGTCCAGACCAGGCTGTCCAAGCTGCTGATGAGCCCGCGGACGGGGAAGACAAAGGCGTCGTCGGGGCCGATCACGCGGCGGGAGCGGGAGGGGGCGGGGGCGCCGTCCCGTGTCCACCCGCCGATGCAGCAGCTGAGCAGCTCGTGCCCGATCATCGGCCAGAGACCGCTGCCCGGGCAGAAGGGCGGCGTGGACTGGCGCAAGCTCCTGGACCCGCCGGGCAGCACGGTGGGCGGCGCGGGGCTGGACCAGCAGTACGCGAACGTGATCGTGTCGGCGGAGGAGCTGCTGCAGATGGAGGCTGAGGGGCGGCAGGAGGAGGCGAACGCGGAGCGGGCGGAGATGTACGAGATGCTGCCGGGGAAGCTCCGCGCGGCGGTGCGGTCGAAGCTGCGCGACTGGTGGCGGGACCCGGGGCCGCTGGACGCCGGGCTGGCGGAGGGGTGGAAGGAGGCGGTGGAGCGCATCATGGCGTGGCTGGGCCCGATGGCGCGCGACACGGTGCAGTGGCAGTCGGAGCGGAACATGGACCGGACGCGGCGGTTCGACGGCGGCACGCGCGTGTACGCGCTGCAGACGCTGCGGTGGGCGGACAAGGACAAGGCGGAGGCGGCGATCGTGGAGGTGCTCGTCGCGCTCAGCTGCGTCTGCTGGTACGAGGAGCGGCGGCGCGGCTCCGTGCGCGTCAGCTGA